A single Xylella taiwanensis DNA region contains:
- the cysW gene encoding sulfate ABC transporter permease subunit CysW yields MHPRSSRFQGQTSAQRWRRLLTASATTESQWVQWLLILGALGFLLAFLILPLMLVFAEALRGGTQVFVRAVTDPDALAAIRLTVLVMLIVLPVNMVFGVAVAWAVSKHQFPGKRLLISLIDLPFSVSPVVAGLVFVLIFGRQGWAWPLIEDGVRFSLPLFGECMVKLPRIVFELPGIVLATMFVTFPFIARELMPLMEQQGNEEELAALSLGASGWQTFWRVTLPNIRWGLLYGALLCGARAMGEFGAVSVVSGHIRGRTNTMPLHVEILYNEYAYSAAFACASLLASSALLTLALKAFLEKRHGELLAIRRQH; encoded by the coding sequence ATGCACCCGCGTTCTTCCCGTTTTCAGGGGCAGACGAGCGCGCAGCGTTGGCGCCGGTTGCTGACCGCATCCGCGACCACTGAGTCACAGTGGGTACAGTGGTTGCTCATTCTGGGTGCACTTGGGTTCCTACTGGCGTTTCTAATACTGCCACTGATGTTAGTGTTCGCCGAAGCACTGCGCGGTGGGACACAGGTATTTGTACGTGCGGTCACTGATCCTGACGCGTTGGCTGCAATCCGTTTAACGGTGTTGGTGATGCTGATTGTGCTGCCGGTGAACATGGTGTTCGGGGTCGCCGTGGCTTGGGCGGTCAGCAAGCATCAGTTCCCTGGCAAGCGGCTGCTGATCAGTCTGATCGATTTGCCGTTTTCGGTCTCACCGGTGGTCGCCGGCTTGGTGTTCGTGCTCATTTTCGGTCGGCAGGGTTGGGCGTGGCCGTTGATCGAGGATGGCGTTCGATTCTCATTGCCTTTGTTTGGCGAATGCATGGTGAAGTTGCCACGGATCGTGTTTGAGTTGCCCGGCATCGTCTTGGCGACGATGTTCGTGACTTTCCCTTTTATTGCGCGTGAGCTGATGCCATTGATGGAGCAGCAGGGCAATGAGGAGGAACTGGCTGCGTTAAGTCTGGGTGCGAGTGGCTGGCAGACTTTCTGGCGAGTGACGTTACCGAATATTCGCTGGGGGCTGTTGTATGGGGCGTTGTTGTGCGGTGCGCGTGCGATGGGGGAGTTTGGCGCAGTTTCGGTGGTATCCGGTCACATTCGTGGGCGAACCAATACAATGCCGTTGCACGTGGAAATTCTCTATAACGAGTACGCTTACAGTGCTGCATTTGCCTGTGCTTCATTGTTGGCGTCGAGTGCGTTGTTGACGTTGGCCTTGAAGGCTTTTCTGGAAAAGCGTCATGGTGAGTTGTTGGCTATCAGGCGCCAGCATTGA